TCTTCTTGGCGGCCGCCGCAGCGTCGGCCTTTCGTTTCGCCGCCTCGGCCGCCTTCTTCTTGGCCCGTTGCGCGGCCTCCTTCTTCGCCTTCTCGATGGCGGCCTTCTTGGCTCTCAGAGCCGCCGCCTCGGCCGCCTTGGCGGCCTTCAGGACCGCTTCCGCGGCCGCCTTCGCCTTCTTGAACGCCTGGATGGCGTTGATCGTGCGGTCGACCGCCCTCAGGACGGAGGGGATCTTGCCCAGCTTGGTCCACGGGATCGCCCCGATGATCATGCTGCCGCAGGACCACATGTCGCCGCCGAAGCAGGCCATGGCGTCACTGAGTCCGATGAAGTCGCTCAGGACGCTCCATGCGGCGGCGAGGATCACCGAGGTGAGGGACTTGCCCATGGTGGCCTGCGCCTGCGCGACCTGCGCCGCGGACAGGCCCGCGCCCACGAGGGCCGCCGCCTTCTCCGAGGCGGTCAGGGTGATCGCCAGACCCGTCGGGTCCGCGTGGGTGACCGGGTTGTTGTGCGCGTAGACGTATCCGTTGGCCTGCAGAGGATCGTTCAGGTCCATCTGCGGGTCGGCGGAGAGGAAACGTCCGACCACAGGGTCGTACAGACGGGCGCCGAGCAGCGTGTAGCCGGAGGAGTCGTCCCTCGTCTTGCCGAGGAACCCGGTGTGCGTCTGCAGGTTGACGCCGGCCGTGCCCGCACCCCGCTGGTTGCCGAACGCGTCCTGCTTGCGGATCCGGACGTCCATCGCGCCACCGAGCAACACCTCGGTGTAGGTCGAACCCTGGTGGTCCGTGGTCAGGGCGACCAGTTGGTCCCCGGCCGTGCCGTTGGCGTAGCGCATGACCGCGCCGGCAGGGGTCGTGTAGGTGCGCTGCGAGTTGACCAGGACGCCGCCCTGCTGGACGGTGACCTCCGTGTCACCCAGGTTCAGGGTGGCAGTCTTGCCCTTGATGGTGAGCAGGCGTTCGCCGGTGGGACCGTAGATGTGACGGGTGTCGTTCTGCGGCGCCCAGAGCTGCGCGGCGGAGGCTCCGTCGCACGTGGCCAGGACGATCGCCGTGGCGTTGGCCGAGTTGGCGCCCTGCACCGCGAGGCACAGGTTGGACGCGACGTGCGTCAGCTGGCCGGCCGCGTTGCGCTTCAGCTCCTGCGCCGTAGCCGCCGCGGCGGTGGCGGCGCACTTCTGGATCTGCAGCGCGGACCCGGCCGTGTTGGCGGCCGGCTGGAGGCACCAGTCGTCGTACACCGACAGCGTGCCCCGGTTGGGGTCGGTCTGCGGAGTCGCCGGGGTGCTCGGGGTGGGCGTGAACTTCCAGCTCTGCGCCAGGGTGGTGTTGCAGCTGTAGAGCTGGACCGGCTGCGCCGCGACCGCGAGACCGCTCTTGAGGTCGATGCACTTGTCGGCCAGGCCCACGTAGGAGGTCTTGCCGCCGGTGCCCGCGCCGGTGATCCGGTCGATCTTGCCGTCCGGCGTCCAGGTCAGCGTCTGCTTGTCACCGTTGTCGAGCGACGTGACGGACTTCGTCTCACCCGTCAGCTCGTACAGGCGCTCGGCCTCGGCCTTGACCTGCGCACCCGCGGGGGTGGCGTAGGTCTTCGAGACCTTGGTGAGCGTGTGCGGCTGGCTCTTGGCCGCGCCCACACCGTACTGATACGTGGTGGTCGCGTCCTTGGCCGTGGCGCCGGTCAGGTCCTTCTCGACCAGCTTGGTGCGGTTGCCGAGCAGGTCGTACTCGTACTCCTGCCAGTAGCCGGAGCTGTCCTTGCCCGGGGCGACGTTGAGCGTGCCGTCCGGGTTCTTCGGACCGGTGCAGTTCTCCTGGTCCTTCGAGGTCCAGGCGTTCTTCAGCTGGCCCAGCGGGTCGTACGTGAAGCACTGCCGCTCCTCGATCCCGGTGGCGTGCTCACGGATGCCCGTGACATTGCCGGCCGGGTCGTAGGCGTACTCGCGCTTCGAGACCAGATTGCCCTCGACCGGACCGGCACCACCGGTCTGCTCCCGGTAGACCATCTGGTTCTGGAGCTCACCGGTGGACTCGTCGAAGGAGTTCTGTGCCCACACCCGGTACGGCACCGCGCCCAGGGTCGAGCGCAGGACCTGGCCGTAGGGCGAGTAGAGCGTCTCCGAGCCGTACCAGTCCTTGCCGGAGATGGAGAGCGGGTTGCCCTCCTTGTTGTAGCGGATGACCAGCTTCTCCGCGTCGAACTTGCCGGCCTTCGGAAGGTTCGTCTCCTCCAGCATGCCGTTGTCGGAGAACGTGTAGTCGTACTTGTAGTCCGCGGGGATGCCCCACGTGGTGGCCAGCGACGGGGGAAGGGACAGCGTCGTCGAGGTCGGCTGGTAGTCCTTCGTGTAGCCGTTGACCTTCTGGGTGTAGGCCAGGCCGTCGGTGTACCGGGTGGCGGAGGCGGGCATGCCCTTGCCCCCGGCGACGGTGTCGTACGCGAGCGAGGCGAGCAGCGTGCCCGTGGAGCCGCCCAGACGCTGCTCCTTGGGCCGGGACAGCTCGTCGTACGAGTTCCAGGTCGTGATGCCCCGCGCGTTGGTCGTCGTCAGCGGACGGTCGCGGTGGTCGTACGTCACCCGGGTGGTGCCGGTGTCCGGGTCGGTCGCGGTCTCGAGCCGGCCGCGCCGGTCGAACGTCCACGACCACGGGTGCGTCGGGTCGACCGAGCTGGTCGCCGTCGTCAGCTGACCACGGCTGTCGTACGCGTAGCGCGTGGACGTGTGGCCGCCGGGCGCGTCCGGGGTGAAGGTGTCCGTGCGGACGGTGCGGCCCAGGGCGTCGGTGAAGACCTGGTAGGACGAGGCGCCCTGCGGGTGGATCACCTTCGACCAGTCGGCTCCGTACGCGTAGCGGGTCGCCTTCTCCGGCACCTCCTGGGAGATGGCCTCGGTGGTCCCGGGGGCCTTCACCTTGAGGACCGGCATCTCCTCGAGCACGCGGCCGAGGCCGTCGTACTTGTACCGGGTGATGTTCGGGACCGTGGTGTCGGCGCGCGGGGTGAACAGCTCGCCGTTCGGAGCGTCCTCGTTGAGGTAGGCGTTGTTGGTCTGGTAGACCTCACCGGCGCTGTTGTACAGCGTGTCGGTGATCAGACGGCCACCGCCGTCCGCCTCCTCCTGCGACTGGCGCTCGCGGCCGAGACCGTCGTAGATCGTGACGGACTTCTCGATCCGGTTCTCGTAGCCACGGCTGTAGGTCGTGATGTACGGGGGCTTGCGGAGCTTTCCGCCGTCCGGGTCGTTCGGGTCGGGCTGGTCGCCCGGGGTCACGTACTCGGCCCTGAAGTCCGGGACCGCGTTCGGCGACGGGGTCCGGCCGGGGGACCATGCCTCGGCGAGACGGCCCAGCGGGTCGAACGTCGCCTCGCTGACGTGGCCGTTGACGTCGGTGGTCTTCAGCGAGACGCCGCGGCCCGGCTCGACCTCCTGGACCTGGGTGTGACCCAGCGGGTTCGTCTGGGTGATCTTGAAGACCTGACCCGTCGGCGGGTCGAAGGTGGTCGTGTACTCCTTCTTGTCGACGTCGATCTGCTTGGTGACCCGGCCGAGGGCGTCGAAGGCGACGGTGCCGCCGGTCTGCCAGCCGGTGCCGCTCTCGTTGATGGACCACGTCTCGGTGGCCAGACCGCGGGTGGTGTCGGCGAGCGCCGTGCCGTACGCGGTGTTGTCGTAGGAGGTCCGGCCGCCGGCGCTCAGCTTCGTGAGGTCGGACCAGTCCGCGGCAGCACACGAAGTGGACGAGACGAGAACCTGCTTGGTCAGGCCGATGATGTTCTTGGCCGTGTTGTGCAGGTACTCGAGCTTGGTGCAGGACTCGTCACCGGTCTTGGTGGGGTCGGTGTCGCCGAACGACTCCACCTGCGTGGGCAGACCGTGGACACTGTCGAACGTCGTCCTGGTGCGGACGCTCCGCAGGGTGCGGGCGTCGTCACCCGTGCCCGACGACTTCGTGTACGCGATCTCCTCGGGCTCGGTGACGCGCCACGCCTTCAGCGGGTCGAGGCCGTCGCCGCGGACGCGGCTGGCGAGCTCGGTGGCCTCGGGGACGGTGAGGCTGCGGGTGAGCCAGTCGCCGTCGGCGTCGGCCGCGTTGGAGTAGCTGAACTCCTCGGATATGCGGCCGGCGAACGCCTCACGGTCGTAGACCGTCGCACCGTCGTGGGTGAGCGTGGCGCCCGCGATGTTCTTCATCGGGACGGTGTCGCCCATGCCCCGGTAGAAGCGGGTGACCGCCTTGGTCTTCGGTCCCTCCGTGCCCGGCGTGTCCTCGCCCGGGCTGGAGCCCTCGCCGTTGTCGGCGGCGACCTTCCGCTCTCCGGTGACGACGGCCGTCTGCTCGAAGCCCGCGAACTGCGAGTACGTGCGCGTGGACTTCTTGCTGAACTCCGCCTCGGCGAGCTTCCAGCCGGCGTTCTTGTAGTCGTACGACGTCCGCGTGGAGTACGAGCCGTCGACGTTCGGCAGCTCCTCGATCGAGTCGACCACGTACTTGTGGAACCAGTCGATGTCCTCGACCTCGGCGTCCGGGTGCCAGAACATCGGGTAGCACAGACGCGTGTTGGCCTTCAGCGCGGCCGTGTCCGTCTTGCCGGGCAGACCCGTCCTGCTGGCGCAGCCGTCCGCCGCGTCACCCCAGGTCGGCATCTTGTAGGTGACGACGGTCTCGCCGCCGTACTCGTTGATGACGCGACCGATGCGCAGCCTGGCGAAGCCGGGACGCGGGTCGATCGGCGCCCCCTTCTCCTCCCCGGTCGTCTTCCGCAGGAGGACGCGGTTCGGCATCTCCTCCTCGTTGGACTCGAACCGGATCGGGTTGAGCGTGACCGCGGCGTCCGTCGAGCCCTTGCGGGCGTAGCCGGTGCGCTGGATGGACTCCAGCCACAGGGCCGTGTTCGGGCCGGTCTTGAGGACGGGGAAGTTCTGCTTGAGCTGGTACTGGTCGACGTCCTGGCGCGCGGTGGTGTCGGTGCGGCGCTGGGCCGAGGTGGTGATCTTGTCCAGGCGCTTCGTCGACCAGAAGGTCGGGCCGGCGTTCCAGCACTTCTTCTTGTCCGTCGAGGTGACCGCCTGGCACCGCAGGTCGGCGGGGGTGTCGTACCAGATGCGGTACTTGCCCGGGTCGCTCGACGTGAAGTTCTCGTCGCTGCAGGTCAGCGTACCCTCGGTGAAGCAGCGCTCGGCGACGTCGAATCGCACGCGGGCCGGGGCCGTGGCGCTGAAGACGGTGTCCTTGCGCTGGCCGTAGTCGATGCGCTTCAGGTAGCCGCCGCGGTGGTACTCGACCGGCCCCTTGAAGTAGAAGTTCTTCGCGTAGTAGTTCTTCTCGCGCTCCCACCACAGCGACATGGCGTTGCCGTGGACGTCCTCGACGTAGTCGAGGTTCCACTGCCAGGCCTGGTTGCAGGCGGAGGACTTCCAGTCGGCGGTCGTCGCGCCCTTGTAGCAGGGCTCGCCCGCGTGGTTGCCGTAGACCGGCACCGCGAGCACGGAGTCGGTGTACGGGTCGTCGGCGGCGGTGCCGTTGTCCGACCAGCCCGGGAGCTTGTTCAGGCCGAAGTGGTACTTCGTGCCGTCCTTGGTGGTGACGACCCAGTACTCGCCGTCGGCGTCCTTCATGCCCGAACGCGGGTCCTTGGACGTGTCCTTGAACCGCTCGATCTTCGAGCCGTCACCGTTGGCGCTGAACCACTTGTCCTTGGACTCGTCCCACACCAGCTCGGTGGTCATGCCGCCCAGGGAGAGGGTGGCGTTCTCCGAGCCCCAGCACAGGTCGGCCGTCTTGTGGGTCGCGTTGTTCGCCCCGGCCTTCTTGGAGTCCTGGCGGCAGTTGACGTACGTCCGGCTGATGGAGCCCGGGTTGTAGTCCCAGCCGTCACCGATCCAGGAGGCCTGGTTGTTCGACGCCGAGGTACGCCCGTCGACCGTCTGCGACGAGTAGCCCAGGCTGACCTTCGGCGTCAGACCGCCCGCGGCCTCCGGGACCTGCACCTGGTAGCCGTAGGTGAAGGCACCGTTCGACGAGCCCGCGGCCCAGGAGCCGGCGGACAGCAGCGGCGAGGCGGTGAAGTCGCCGGTCGCCGAGGCGCCGGTGTCCATCGCGCCGACGACCTGGCGGCCGGAGGTGTCGACGGCCGGGAGGGCGACCTGCCGGGCCGAGGCGCCGGAGACGCTCGAGCGGGCGACGCCGTCCTCGAGCAGGTTCGCGACCGGCACCGATCCGGACAGGATCTTGCGGGTGGGTGCGTTCTTCTTGAGCTTGGCCTTGGTGGGGGCCTTGGCGGCCGGCACCTCCTTGACCGTGGAACGCAGCCGCTCGATGTCGTCGGCGACCTCGGACGTGCCGGACATGGTCTCCGTGCCGGTGTCCGGGGCACAGTCACCGGAGTCCGGGGAGTCGATGACGCAGTTCGGCAGGAGGACCAGGCCGAAGCGCTCGGCGGCCTGGGGGCCGTAGCGGTCGGCGAAGCCGGTGGTGTCGACCTCGAGCGTGACCTGCGCGGCAGGATCGGCGGTCGCCGGCGGGACGACCTCCAGGATCATGCCGGGGACGCCGGTCTCCTCCGACGTGGTGGTCGACTTGACCGCGACCTGCCAGTCACCGGCGATCGCCGCCGGGTCCTGACCGACCGGCACGCCGACCGCGACCGGCAGACCGACCGACGTGGTCTCGTTCACCACCGGGACCGTGGTGCCCGGCTGGGTCTGCGCCGTCAGCGGCGCCTTGCCGGCGTCCTCCGCCCACGGGGCGACGTTCTCCGGCGCATAGGGGACGACCTGCTGCTCGTCCCCGAGGCTCAGCGCCTTGTCGGCACTGGCGTCGTCGGCGAGCGCGGTGCTCTCGGGGATGTCCGGCAGATCGACCTGAGAGGTCGTCTCCTCACGGCTCATCCCGTCGCCGGGAACGGCCAGGGCCTGCGAGCCCAGACTCGTCACCGTCAATACCGATGACAAAAGAAGGACGGTCGCCGTGCGGCTTCGCCGACGGCGCCGTCGTTGTGACTCTGTCATGGCCAGGCGATTCCGCCCCACCCATGACAGTGGTTCTGAAGCACGCATCACGCGTCGACTCCCACCCAAACGAACAAGACAACGGAGGAGGTGCGGAAACACCAAAGAGCACGCGCCTGGTTCAGGCGCGTGCGTGCGCACTCTGTGTCATGTGTGCGCCAATTTCAAGATCGGCCAAGCGGTCGAAGCGCGTCGACAGTGAGATTCGCCACGGTGCAGTCGCAAACAGAAGCTCACACTGCCGATGTTCGCGATAGATCAGACACCGAGTGCAATTACGACCTAAAACATCATCAAAACAGCCCGAACCAGAGCTAAATGACCTGCTGTCAAACCCGTTCCATGAATCGCATAACATCTTCATAAAGTCTTCAGATATGGACGCCACGTGCCGCACGTGTGATCGTGTGCGCGCCTTGTGCCCCACGGACGGTCCGTCGGGGCCGTCTGTGCTGTCCGAAAATCCCTCTGGTCCCACGGGAGTAGACCGCCGTGCCCGCGCCGCCTCGTCTTCTCAGCCCGTTCGTGCGCACGCGCACACGGCTCACGCTCACTCTCGGCCTCGTACTGGCCGCACTCACCGCCGCGCTCCTGCCCTGGTGGCAGCCGAGCACGCCTTCGACCACCAGCTCCCCCAGCGCCCCCAACTCCCCCCGCACGGATGCCAAGCAGGCGTCGACCGGGCCGAAGGACGAGGCCGCCGCCTCGGCCGAGGCCAAGCGCACCGGCAAGAAGGTGCTCGTCGACACGGCGACCACCGCCACCGAGCTGATCTGGGCGCTGCCGAACGGCCAGATGCGCACCCAGATCCACGCACTGCCCCAGCGCGCGAAGAACGCCAAGGGCAAGTGGGCGCCCATCGACAACACCCTGCACCGGACGGAGAACGCCGGCGCTCTGACCGTCCGCCCTGCCAACCCGGCCGTACCGGTCCGCTTCTCCGGGGGCACCGCCGGCGAGAACCGCGCCGACCGCTCGTACGCCCGGGTGCCGCTCGCCGAGGGCGCGGGCGACACGTCCGTCCTCGCCGAGGTCGACCTCAACGGCCACACCATCGCCTACACCTGGCCCGGCGCCCTGCCGAAGCCGGTGCTCGACGGCCCGCGCGCCCTCTACCCCGAGGTGCTTCCCGGCGTCGACCTGCTCCTGGTGGTACGTGAGGAGGGCGGCTTCGGCCAGCTCCTGATCGTCAAGAACCGCGAGGCCGCGCAGAACAAGGACCTCGCGACCGTCTTGTACGGCCTGCGGTCGAAGACCGCGGTCTTCCGGCAGGACGCGAAGGCCAACCGGATCCAGGTCCTGGACAAGACGGGCGCGGAGGTCGGCACCATCCCGACCCCCTTCGCCTGGGACTCCAGCGGCCGGGACCCCGAGCTCAAGCCGGGCACCCCCCAGCGCACCTCGGTCGCCGGCCCCGCCGACGTACTGAAGCTGTCGGGCCTGACGGGCATCGAGCCGGGCGCGCGCTCCGCGCAGCTCCCGATCGCGCTCGACGGCGACGACACCGGTACGGCCACCCTGAACCTGGGCCTGGGCCGGACCGGCCTCCTCGCCCACCAGGACACGAAGTACCCGGTCTTCATCGACCCGCCGCTCAACAGCGGCTGGGCGGCCTGGACGACCGCGTACAAGAAGTACCCGACCTCCAGCTTCTGGAACGGCACGAACTTCTCCTCCGGCACCTCCGACGCCCGCGTCGGCTACGAGAGCGACACCGGCGGTCTCGGCCGCTCCTTCTGGCGGATGAAGTTCTCGACCGGCTACGAGGGCGCGAAGTTCACCCGCGCCACCTTCAAGGTCAAGAACAACCACTCCTGGTCCTGCACCGCGCGGGAGTTCCAGTTCTGGCAGACCGGCTCCATCTCGTCCGGTACGACCTGGAACGCGCAGCCGAGCTGGTCGACGAAGCTGGACTGGCAGTCCTTCGCCCACGGCTGGTCCTCGACCGGCTGCCCGGACGCGTACGAGGCGTTCAACGTGCTGGCCGGAGTCCAGAAGAGCGCGGACGCCGGCGCCGAGACCCTCACCTTCGGCATGCGTGCCACCAGCGAGGGCGACACCCAGACCTGGCGCAAGTTCCTCGCGACCTCCGCCGTGGTGGAGGGTGACTACAACCGTGCCCCGTCCCAGCCGACCAACGGCACGTCCTCGCCGGGCGGCGCGTGTGTGCCCGGACCGACCAACAGCGTCACCATCGGCCGGACCACCATCACCCTGAAGGCCAAGGGCTACGACGCGGACGGCACCATTCCCAAGCTGCGGTTCCGTATCTGGAAGGCTGGCTCGACCACCAAGACCGAGTACCTCGCCACCGCGGACTCCACCGGCTACGGCCAGATGGTCATCCAGGCCGACAACCCGCTGCTCACGGGCCTCACGGGCAACACCCTCTACTCGTGGGACGTGCGGGCCGAGGACGCGGCCGGTGCGGTCTCCACGTTCTTCCCGGAGGGCACCGAGTCGTGCCGGATCACCGTGGACCCGACCGCGCCGCCGCAGCCGGACATCACGAGCACCGTGTTCACCGAGGCCACGCCCGACGGCAAGACCTGGGCCAAGGTCAAGTACGGCACTCCCGGTGACTTCACCTTCAGCGCCACCGGCGCGACCAAGTTCAAGTACGCCTTCGAGGGCGAGGCGCTCATCGAGACGCCGCCGCCCGTGAACGGCAAGATCACCCTCCCCGGCGTCCAGCCCCGGCACGCGGGTCCGACCAGCCTGTACGTCTACGCCTACGACGTGAACGGCAATCAGAGCATCAAGGGTGACTACTCCTTCTACCTGCCGCCGCGCGACCGGGCCGACGGTCCGATGGACACCGGTGGCGACGACATCGCCGACCTGCTGGTGCTCTACCCGGACGGCAAGCTGAAGAACTGCGTGGGTGCCCCCGCCGACCCGGCGGTCCCCGGTACCGGCGGTGAGCTGTACAGTTGCCTCGCCGCGTCGTACGTGACCAAGGACAAGCAGGTCGACCCGCCGAACCACTGGATCGACGCGGCGGGCACGGCGTCGCTGATCGCGCACTACAACGACACGTACCCGGGCGACGGTTCGACCGACATGTTCGCGGTCACCCCGGACAAGAAGTTCTGGATCTACCCGGGTGACGGCTACGGCACCTTCAACGTCGACGAGCGGATCGAGGTCCGCCTGCCGGCCAACGCCCCCGCGCCGTCCACCTGGACGCAGCTGAAGGCGATCGGCGACATCAACGGCGACAAGCTGCCCGACCTGACCCTGCGGGCCGGGCCGGCGTTCTGGGTGCTGTCCGGCTACACCGGTGCCACCTTCCAGACCGCGACGCTGATGGAGGGCACCGCCTGGGCCCGCCGCGAGATCGTCAACATCGCGGACATGAACAAGGACAGCACGCCCGACCTGCTGTGGCGCAACCTGGACAACGGCAACATGTACGCCCGCCACGGCAAGCCCGGTACGGGCGGCGGCGTCGACCTGGAATCGATCAAGGTGGCGGCCAACTCGCTCAACGGTGACGTCGCCTTCGGTACGAACTGGACCGAAGTCAACGTCATGACCGCGATCGGCATCCCCGACGTCAACAAGGACGGCGTGCCCGACATCTGGGCCCGCTTCGGTGACACGGGCAACATGAAGCTGTACTACCCGTCCACCGCCAACACCAACCCGCCGGTCCGGACCGTCCTGGGCGTCGACTGGCGGGGCATCCGCGCCTTGGGCTGACCCCGCCCCCGGCCGCTGATCCCGAGCCCCGGTCGCCTGCCTCGCAGCAGGCGGCCGGGGCTTCGTGTCCCCGTCGGCCGGTCAGTCCTGGTGGCCGAGCTGGAGGTCGCGCTCGGTGCGCCCCCCGCCGGCCATCTGGAGGACCGTGGCGACGGGCGGGTACCCGGCCGCGATGACCGTGTACTCGCCGGAGGACAGGTCCACGAAGCGGAAGGTGCCGTCCGCCCCGGTGGTGAGGG
The sequence above is a segment of the Streptomyces sp. NBC_01255 genome. Coding sequences within it:
- a CDS encoding ricin-type beta-trefoil lectin domain protein codes for the protein MTSLGSQALAVPGDGMSREETTSQVDLPDIPESTALADDASADKALSLGDEQQVVPYAPENVAPWAEDAGKAPLTAQTQPGTTVPVVNETTSVGLPVAVGVPVGQDPAAIAGDWQVAVKSTTTSEETGVPGMILEVVPPATADPAAQVTLEVDTTGFADRYGPQAAERFGLVLLPNCVIDSPDSGDCAPDTGTETMSGTSEVADDIERLRSTVKEVPAAKAPTKAKLKKNAPTRKILSGSVPVANLLEDGVARSSVSGASARQVALPAVDTSGRQVVGAMDTGASATGDFTASPLLSAGSWAAGSSNGAFTYGYQVQVPEAAGGLTPKVSLGYSSQTVDGRTSASNNQASWIGDGWDYNPGSISRTYVNCRQDSKKAGANNATHKTADLCWGSENATLSLGGMTTELVWDESKDKWFSANGDGSKIERFKDTSKDPRSGMKDADGEYWVVTTKDGTKYHFGLNKLPGWSDNGTAADDPYTDSVLAVPVYGNHAGEPCYKGATTADWKSSACNQAWQWNLDYVEDVHGNAMSLWWEREKNYYAKNFYFKGPVEYHRGGYLKRIDYGQRKDTVFSATAPARVRFDVAERCFTEGTLTCSDENFTSSDPGKYRIWYDTPADLRCQAVTSTDKKKCWNAGPTFWSTKRLDKITTSAQRRTDTTARQDVDQYQLKQNFPVLKTGPNTALWLESIQRTGYARKGSTDAAVTLNPIRFESNEEEMPNRVLLRKTTGEEKGAPIDPRPGFARLRIGRVINEYGGETVVTYKMPTWGDAADGCASRTGLPGKTDTAALKANTRLCYPMFWHPDAEVEDIDWFHKYVVDSIEELPNVDGSYSTRTSYDYKNAGWKLAEAEFSKKSTRTYSQFAGFEQTAVVTGERKVAADNGEGSSPGEDTPGTEGPKTKAVTRFYRGMGDTVPMKNIAGATLTHDGATVYDREAFAGRISEEFSYSNAADADGDWLTRSLTVPEATELASRVRGDGLDPLKAWRVTEPEEIAYTKSSGTGDDARTLRSVRTRTTFDSVHGLPTQVESFGDTDPTKTGDESCTKLEYLHNTAKNIIGLTKQVLVSSTSCAAADWSDLTKLSAGGRTSYDNTAYGTALADTTRGLATETWSINESGTGWQTGGTVAFDALGRVTKQIDVDKKEYTTTFDPPTGQVFKITQTNPLGHTQVQEVEPGRGVSLKTTDVNGHVSEATFDPLGRLAEAWSPGRTPSPNAVPDFRAEYVTPGDQPDPNDPDGGKLRKPPYITTYSRGYENRIEKSVTIYDGLGRERQSQEEADGGGRLITDTLYNSAGEVYQTNNAYLNEDAPNGELFTPRADTTVPNITRYKYDGLGRVLEEMPVLKVKAPGTTEAISQEVPEKATRYAYGADWSKVIHPQGASSYQVFTDALGRTVRTDTFTPDAPGGHTSTRYAYDSRGQLTTATSSVDPTHPWSWTFDRRGRLETATDPDTGTTRVTYDHRDRPLTTTNARGITTWNSYDELSRPKEQRLGGSTGTLLASLAYDTVAGGKGMPASATRYTDGLAYTQKVNGYTKDYQPTSTTLSLPPSLATTWGIPADYKYDYTFSDNGMLEETNLPKAGKFDAEKLVIRYNKEGNPLSISGKDWYGSETLYSPYGQVLRSTLGAVPYRVWAQNSFDESTGELQNQMVYREQTGGAGPVEGNLVSKREYAYDPAGNVTGIREHATGIEERQCFTYDPLGQLKNAWTSKDQENCTGPKNPDGTLNVAPGKDSSGYWQEYEYDLLGNRTKLVEKDLTGATAKDATTTYQYGVGAAKSQPHTLTKVSKTYATPAGAQVKAEAERLYELTGETKSVTSLDNGDKQTLTWTPDGKIDRITGAGTGGKTSYVGLADKCIDLKSGLAVAAQPVQLYSCNTTLAQSWKFTPTPSTPATPQTDPNRGTLSVYDDWCLQPAANTAGSALQIQKCAATAAAATAQELKRNAAGQLTHVASNLCLAVQGANSANATAIVLATCDGASAAQLWAPQNDTRHIYGPTGERLLTIKGKTATLNLGDTEVTVQQGGVLVNSQRTYTTPAGAVMRYANGTAGDQLVALTTDHQGSTYTEVLLGGAMDVRIRKQDAFGNQRGAGTAGVNLQTHTGFLGKTRDDSSGYTLLGARLYDPVVGRFLSADPQMDLNDPLQANGYVYAHNNPVTHADPTGLAITLTASEKAAALVGAGLSAAQVAQAQATMGKSLTSVILAAAWSVLSDFIGLSDAMACFGGDMWSCGSMIIGAIPWTKLGKIPSVLRAVDRTINAIQAFKKAKAAAEAVLKAAKAAEAAALRAKKAAIEKAKKEAAQRAKKKAAEAAKRKADAAAAAKKKTGNPVQKRAQAKAAPKSSSVAGGGKGGGKGGGGGKVSTSKPGGSSGGSSRSNGGSSGGSCKTADNSFVQGTKVLMADGSVKAIEDVRTGDKIVATDPRTGETRTETVTAEIKGEGLKRLVKVTIDTDGPKGTKTAEVTATDGHPFWVPELGEWISATDLKPREWLRTSAGVSVQVTAVQRWTARSETVHNLTVSDTHTYYVLAGATPVLVHNCGVATEDDARLAHDRALELQSTRDDFPGANYRGVTAVIGVYNSDTRSVTIRIGISGGAAQPPAWSLRDGEEFIQAAGHAEEAILGNLASNEHAIFGAASTNFCNEHCLPLVDTRDVNLMGGHGTIKYSPFRYFWISSED